From Demequina capsici:
CAACCCCAACCTGTCCACGCTGTACGCGCTCGCGAACGCGCTCGACCTTCCGCTCGCGTGGTTGCTCGCCGAGCGCCCCGGCGCGGAGGTCGGAGCACCCGGGATCGAGACCGTGCTGCTCGGCACCACCGGCTCCGTGGACGACGCGGTCGAGGTGTACATGCTCCGCCTCACCCCGGGCACGGTTCATCGCTCGTCCGCGCATGGGCCGCACGTCGTCGAGCACCTGGTGGTCACCAGGGGAGTCGCACGTGTCGGCAGGTCAGGAGGCGAGGTGATGGTGAAGACCGGTGAGCACTATGACTGGGTCTCCGACACGGAGCACACCTACGAGGCGGTCGGCGGGCCCGCGGAGGCGGTGCTCGTGATGAGGCGCGTCCCCGCCAGCTGAGGACGCCGAGGCTCGTGGACCGTGAGGCCCCTCCTGTGGGACACTGTCCGCGACGAAGGGGAGTAGCTCCCAGCGATCCGCGAGGATCCGAACCCGTGTCGACACACTGGCGCCCAGGCGCCCGGGACGGGTTCCTGGCCGAGGCCGGGTGAGCGAGACCTTCGGCACGCTGTCAGCGTGCCGAGGCGACCCCGGAACCGCTCGGCACGACCGTTCGAACCCGAGAGGGCTCCTCGTTGTCGATCCTCACACTGCTCCTCACCGCCCTGGGAGTCTCCGCCGACGCGTTCGCCGTGTCCGTGGGCAAGGGGCTCCACCTGCGTCGCCTCGTGTGGCGTCCCGCGTTGCAGCTCGCCATCACCTTCGGCGTCTTCCAGGCGGTCATGCCCGTCATCGGCTGGCTGCTCGCATCCACGTTCGCTGCACAGATGGCGGCCTTCGATCACTGGATCGCCTTCGGCCTGCTGACGGCCATCGGCGCGAAGATGCTCTGGGAGGCGCGGTCGGCCGACGAGGACGATGTAGCGGAGGAGGTCCCGGATCACGAGGTGACGATCGGGATGCGGGAGCTCCTGGTGCTCGGGGTGGCCACCAGCATCGACGCGCTCGCCGTGGGAGTCTCGTTCGCGTTCCTGTCGGTGGACATCGTGGCGGCGGTCCTCGTGATCGGAGCCGTCACCTTCGTCGCCTCGCTCGCGGGCTACCGGGTGGGACATCACGCGGGGAGGCATCTGAGGTCCTGGGCGGAGATCGCCGGAGGCCTGGTGCTGATCGGCATCGGTGTGCGCATCCTCATCGAGCACCTGGCGGCCGGCTGACGGGCTTCACGGATGCGACGAGGCCCCGGACCGATCGGTCCGGGGCCTCGTGACGTGCCTTGCGAGGCGTCTGCGGGGCTCAGCCCTCGTCGTCGGCCTTCGCAGCAGGCTTCTTGGCAGGAGCCTTCTTGGCGGGCGTCTTCTTGGGCGCCATCGCCTCGTCCTTGCGCTCCTCAGCGGTGAGGCCGTCCTCGCCCGTGCCGCCCTCGTCCTCCCAGACGTCCTCGGCACCGTCGATCGTCTCCGCGAGCTCGACGGCGGCCTGATGCCGCGCCTCGTCGACCGTGGCGGCGAACTTCTTCGCCTCGGCGGTCGCGGTCGCCTTCACCCGCTCGATCGCGGGACCGGCCTGGTCGGCGATCTTCTTCGCCTCGTCGACCGCGGTCTCGCGAACCCGCTCGTACGCAGGGCCCGCCGCCTCCTTCGCCTTCGCGTAGGTGGGGCCGAGCTGGCCCATCGCCTTGTCCCAGGCCGGTCCGGCGGCGTCCATGACCTGCTTGGAGGTGGTCTGCGCCGCGTCCGACACGGTGGCGAACGCCTTCTTCATGGCGGAGGTGGTCATGTCTGTCGCCTTGTTGACGTCGTGGCGGAGCTTCGCAGGGAAGTCCTCGCTCGGGTCCTCGAGCTCCCAGTCGTCGTCACCGGCCCAGGCATCGCGGCCCGGGTCGCGACGGGCCCACGCCACGAGCGCTGCTCCGGCGGCGCCGGCGATGGCGATCGGTATCAGCACCTTGGCTGCCGAGCCCTTCTTCCTGGGGTCCTCGGCCGCGGCGTCGACGGCCGCGATGACCGCCGGGATCGCGGCGCCGACGATGGCGGCGTGCGCGACGTCGACCCACTCCGACGTGGTGTCTCCCGCCTTGTGCACGTAAGGCCGCGCCTTCTTGGCCCCGGCGTGATACGCCTTCTCCGCACGAGGCTTGGCCCACTCGATGGCCTCCTCGAGCCGCGGGGCCGCCCACTCCTTCGCGTGCTCCACCTGCGGACCTGCCCAGTCCTTCGCGTGCTTCGCGGCCTCGACTGCGGCGGCGGCCGCCTTGTCGGCTGCCTCCTTCGCCACCTTGGCGGCCTCCTCGGCCTGCTTGCGGTAGCGCTCCGCATCGATGTCCAGCTTCGCCCGTCCCATGGAGAGCCTCCCCTTCGCGGTTGGTATGCCTTTTACCTATCGTGCCACCTGCAACACGGCCTGGCGAGGCCTTATGCCACAATGACGAGCATGATCGCAACGTTCCAGACCACGGCCGGAGACATCCGCGTCGAGCTGTTCCCGAACCACGCCCCTGTCACGGTGGCGAACTTCGTCGGCCTCGCCACCGGTGAGAAGGAGTGGAAGGACCCGGCGACCGGTCAGGCCAGCCACGAGCCGTTCTACGACGGCCTCGTCTTCCACCGCGTCATCGACGGCTTCATGATCCAGGGCGGCTGCCCTCTGGGCACCGGAACCGGCGGCCCCGGCTACAACTTCGACGACGAGATCCACCCGGAGCTCACGTTCAACAAGCCCTACCTGCTCGCCATGGCGAACGCGGGCAAGCGCGTCAACCCGATCACCGGCAAGCCCGCGGGCACCAACGGCTCGCAGTTCTTCATCACCGTGACCAACCCCGACTGGCTCAACGGCAAGCACACCATCTTCGGCGAGGTCGCGGACGACGAGTCGAAGGCCGTCGTGGACAAGATCGCCACCACGCCTACGGGCCCCGGCGACCGCCCGGTCGAGGACGTGATGATCACGTCGGTCACAATCTCCGAGTAGTCGATGAGCGTGCAGGGTGGCGGGACCGCCATGGAACCCGTGTGCCCCCGCCACCCTGACCGCGTCTCCTACGTCTCCTGCCAGCGCTGCGGGCGTCCCACCTGCCCGGAGTGCCAGACCCCGGCTCCCGTCGGCGTGATCTGCGTGGACTGCGCACGTCAGGCGCGGCAGCAGGCCCGGCCGGTCGTGAACCGGCTGGGCTTCACCTCCGCCTTCGGCAAGCCGGTCGTGACCTACGCGATCATCGGCCTCAACGTGGCGGCGTACCTCTACGGAACACTCGTGCTCGGCTCCTCCGCCTGGGCGGCGAAGTGGGGCATGATCCCGGGTCTCAACGGCGAGCTCGGGGGCGCCGGCGAGGAATGGTACCGCTGGATCACCTCGGGATTCCTGCACTTCAGCATCTTCCACATCGGCATGAACATGCTGGTGCTGTTCCAGTTCGGGAGCCAGCTGGAGCCGATCCTGGGGCGCGCGCGATTCGCCGCCCTGTACATCCTCGCGCTGCTCGGGGGATCGTTCGGAGTGGAGCTCCTGGCGAGCTCGGGTGTCCATGGCGGCGCCTCAGGTGCGATCTTCGGCCTCTTCACCGCGTACGCCGTCGTGCTCTACAAGCTCAAGCTCGACTACCGCTCGGTGCTCACCACCGCGGTGCCCTGGCTGGCGCTCGGCTTCATCGTTCCCGGCATCTCGTGGGAAGCGCATGCCGGCGGCGCCGTCACGGGCACGGTGGTCATGCTCGCCATGCTGCATTGGGTGGACAACCGCCAGCGCGCACGTCGCTGAGCTCGTGCCGCTGACCTCGCGACGCTGAGCTCGCGACGCTGAACGCGGCCGGCGAGGGGCCCCTCCGCCTCCACTCCACAGGATCCGTCGAACAACGGCGCTCCGGCGAAGGGATCCATCCCCAGGCCGAGCATGGGCGGCCGCAGCAGCCTCACGACCGCGCGGCCGGGGATCCCAGGCCGCTGGTCCGCCCGCCGCACGACGCGCATCATTCCTGGTGATTGTGCAAATTGCACGTGACGCCGCTCCTGCTGGATGCCGTCACACCATGCGCGAGAAGTGAATCCCACAGGTGTAGTTATCCCCGATTGTGGATTGCGATGGGGATAACTACACGGGTGTTATTCACATCTCCACCGGGTTATCCACAGAAAACGGTGGACAGTGAAGAACTTCCTCCACAGCCCTGTGGGTGCCGGGGAGGAACCGAGGATGCACGTCGTCCAGAAATGCGAAAGGCGCGCGCCGAGGCGCACGCCCACGCGCGTGTCGGCCGGGGTGACGCGGCGCGATGTCGAGCCGCGCAGCCCCGCGTCGTCCTACTTCCAGCGGGTCAGCAGACCCATCGCCACCGCGAAGCAGCCGAAGCCGATCGCCACGTTCCAGTTGTACAGGGGCAGCGGGTACTGGCCCTGCGTCACGTAGTGCACCACGATCCACGCGAGACCGACCACGAGGAAGGCGACGATCGTCGGCACCAGCCAACGCGGGTTCTCGGACGGCGCCTTGCCCAGGTTCCTGGGCGCCTTGTAGGTGACGCTGTCGTTCTTCTTCTTGGCTCGTGCCACTGTGGTTGCTCCTGAGGCGGGCGCGGGATCCGCGCATTGGGCGGGATGCTGGGAACCAGGTTACCGGCCCACGAAGGGTGCGGCCCCTCCGCCGGTCGGCCGGTCCCCAGGGGTACCCCCGCGCGAGGGCGCTCACGTACGCTGGGACGCATCATGTCCCACGACGCCACAGCCTCCGAGGCGCCATCCCCGGAGCTCGCAGGTCCCCGGCACAGGAGGCGCGGTCCGCACCCGCTCGACCGCGTGCTCGGCGTCGTGGGCGAGCTGCTGATCGCCGCCGGCGTGCTCGTGGGCCTGTTCGTCGTGTGGCAGCTCTTCTACACGGACGTCACGGCGGACCGTGAGCAGGCGCAGATCGTGGAGGACTTCGTCGCCAGCGTCAGCGCCGGTGACACGGGCGGCGCTTCCGGCTCGGGCGACCCCACGGATGACGTCCAGGTGGTCCAGTCGATCCCCGCGGAGTACCAGTTCACCGACGATCCGCCCGTCATGAGCGAGCCTGGCCATGCGGACACGTTCGCGGTCATGTACGTGCCGCGCTGGGGTGCCGACTACGCGAAGCCGATCGGTCAAGGCGTCGACAAGGCAGGCGTGCTCAACGTCATCGGAATCGGGCACTACCCCGGCACGGCGATGCCGGGCGGCCTGGGAAACTTCGCCGTCGCGGGACACCGCACCACCTACGGCAAGCCGTTCGCAGATATCGACCGGCTGCAGGAGGGGGACAGCATCGTCATCCAGACGGCCGACGCCTGGTACGTGTACACCGTGACGAGCCACGAGATCGTGCTGCCCACCGCGGTCGACGTCATCGCGCCGGTGCCTGATCAGCCGGGTGCCTCCGCCGACGGCCGGTACATCACGCTCACGTCCTGCCACCCCCGATTCTCGGCCGCGCAGCGGTGGGTGGTTCACGGACAGCTCGCGTACTGGGCGCCACTGGGTCACGGCGAGCCCGCGGAGATGCTGGAAGGGACCGCATCATGATGTCCACGTGGATCTGGCGACGCCTCCCAGGCAACGTCTGGATCAAGAGCCTGATCGTCGCGATCGCGTTCGCCGCGCTGGTCGCGGTGCTGTTCGAGTGGGTGTTCCCCTGGTTGGAGCCGTATCTTCCTCTCCAGGACCAGACCGTTCAGGGAGGATGACATGACGAGGATCCTCGTGATCGACAACTACGACTCGTTCGTCTACACGATCGTGGGCTACCTGCGTCAGATGGGCGCCGAGACCGTCGTCGTGCGCAACGACGCAGTCCACGAGGCGGGCGATGTCACCGACTACGACGGGGTGCTGATCTCGCCCGGACCGGGCGCCCCCGCCGAGGCCGGATCGTCGATGGACGTCATCAGGCGCTGCGCCGAGACGGGCACGCCGATGCTCGGCATCTGCCTGGGCCACCAGGCGCTCGCCGAGGTGTACGGCGCGGTGGTCAGCCATGCGCCTGAGCTCATGCACGGCAAGACATCCCTGGTGTCCCATCACGAGGGCTCGGTGCTGACGGGCCTGCCGTCGCCGTTCACGGCGACGCGCTACCACTCGCTCGCCGTGGAGAACCCGACCGTGCCGGACGACCTCGAGGTCACGTGCAGCACCGCCAACGGGATCATCATGGGGCTCAAGCACAGGTCGCTGCCGCTGCATGGGGTGCAGTTCCATCCCGAGTCCGTGCTCACCGAGGGTGGCCACAGGCTGCTCGCGAACTGGCTTGAGATGTGCGGCATGCCCGACGCCGAGGCCAGGTCCGCCGGGCTGGGCCCGCTGGTGCGCAAGTAGCCCGAAGAGCGAGCATCGCAACGGTGTCCACGTGATCGCCCCGCGCCTCGGAGCGCTCGCGACGGCCGTCCTCGTCGGCGCCCTGCTGTCGTCGTGCACAGGCGCGTCGCCCGACGCGGGAACGACGACGGGCGGGACGCCGTCGGCATCGGGGCAGGCGTCGTCGTCCGCATCGGCGCTCGACGGCGAGACGACGCTGGCGAGGCTCCACCTCGTGCGCCAGGTGATCGATGCCGACGCCGAGGCCGCGCTCGCGGATCTGGACGCCGCGGTCTACATCGCCTCGCCGACGTTCTCCACGGAGCAGTCCGTGCTCGAGCTCACCGCCGCGCTGGAGCCCGTGGCGGAGGTGCCCGTGCGTGGCGACGCATGGGGGTACGCCCTCACGGTCGTCGACGGTCGCCTGATGTTGACGACGAACGACTGCCTCGCGGAGTCGCTCGGCTGGGCCGAGTGCGCCCACGTCAACACGGTCGCGCACGGCGTGCTCCAGCGCCACCCTGAGACCGCCGCATACGCGCTCGACTTCCATGGGCTGACCGCGGACGCGCAAGGCGACGGGTTCTTCGGGGACCGGTACGTGCCGGTGGCGTGCGATGCGAGCATCGCGGCGTGCGGCCTGTCGGGGGGCACGGAGGGCCCGGATCACGTCTACGACTGCCAGATCGTGCACTACCGGGACGGTGAGCAGGTGTGGTCCTGGTCTGCGCTCGAGCACATGCCGGAAGGCGTCATCGACCAGGCCAGCACCACCGCGGTGTTCAGCGCAAGCGACCCCTTCCACTGCAACTCGATGCAGGTCAGCGACGACGGCGGCACCCTGTACGTCTCGATGAAGGGCGTCAGCACGGTGGTGGCGGTGGACATCGCGACAGGCGAGGTGCTGTGGACCTTCGGCGACTATGCGGGGCCCGAGGCGCTCCAGGTCTCCGACCCCGACGGTCTGCTCGGTGACAGGCAGCTGCTGAGCGGCAACCACGACATCCAGCTGCTCGACGACGGGCGCTTCACCATCTTCGACAACGGGTCGTCCGGCGTGGGGGTCGCCCGGTTCCTCGTGGTCAGCGTCGACGACGGCGTCGCGACGATCGAGCGGGTGGTGGAGGACTCCTCCGGCCGCACCTCGGAGTGCATGGGATCGGCGACGCCCTTGGTGGCCGACGAGAGCCTCTGGGCGGTCTCATGGGGCTGCGGCTCGTCCGGCGTCGAGATCGTGACCGCGGAAGGCGACCCCATCGTGAGGCTGACGGCCGACGGCACCGCGCTGCGCGCGCAGGAGCTGGTCTACGGCATCGGCACGTTCAGCGACGAGATCGCGGCCACGGTCGCCTACCGGGCGCTCGTGGCCCAGCCCGGGCTGGTCGCGGACGCGTAGCGCCGTCCGCTACAGCCAGCCCTTCCACACCGCGATCAGCAGCATGGTCACCAGGAAGCCGACAGGCTGGTTCAGCCACAGGAACGTACGCCAGCCACGGTTCGCGTCCTCGCAGGTGTCGTCGGTGATGCGCCCGAACCGCGCGACCGACAGCACGTACGGCACGACGAGAAGGGCCGCGAGGCGCCCCGGCCACGGAAGCGTCGCGAGCACGACGGCGGCAAGGATGTACCAGCCGAACGCGAGCCAGACCGTCCGCCGCGCACCGAGGTACGTGGCGACCGACGAGATGCCGCCCTCACGGTCGGCCGTCACGTCCTGCACCGCGCCGAATGCGTGGCTCGCCATGCCCCACGTCAGGAACGCGGCCCAGACCTGCCACACGCCCGGATCCGCGATCGGCGCGCCGGCCAGCACCAGCCCGTAGACGAGCGGGCCCACGAAGTGCACCGCGGACGTGATCGAGTCGAGGAACGGCCGTTCCTTGAACCGCAGCCCCGGCGCCGAGTAGGCGACGACCGCGAACACGACCGTCAGGAGCACCACGCCCGCCGCGACCGTGCCCTGCAGCACGAGCCATACGACGAACGGCACCACCGACACGGCCGACGCCCACAGGATCGCGCGATGCACCCGCCTCGCCTGCGCGCGGTCGCGGATCACGTCGCCCTCGATGCCGCCCTTGCGAGGGTTCGCCAGGTCCGACTCGTAGTCGAAGACATCGTTCACGCCGTACATCAGCAGGTTGTACGGGATCAGGAAGAACAGGGTGCCCACGATCAGCACCGCATCGACCTGTCGCGTGACCAGCAGATACCCGGCCGCGAAGGGGAAGGCGGTGTTGATCCACGACACCGGCCGCGACGCCTTGACGATGCTCGCGATCACAGGACCTCCTCGTCACCTTGAGGAGCGACGTCGCCATCACCGCCAGGCGGCACGCCAGGCGCGATCCGTGCCGTCCATGTCCACAGCGCGGGCACCAGCAGGACAGCGCCGATGCAGTACGCGAAGTCCTCGACGGGCGCGATCGGCACCCTCAGCCCCAGGATGAGCGAGTCGTCGTAGTCCACGATCCCCGCCCCCACGATCACGTTGTCGAAGACCGCCGTCAGCGTCATCAGCACCAGCCCGGTGAGCACCAGCGGCCGCCCCGGGAGCCGACGCAGCGCCGGCACGGTCACGAGGCCGATCGCGACGAGGACCATGCCGGACAGGGTCGCGTACGTGATCATGCGTCGACGGCCCGGCTGGTGCCGCCCGGAGGCCCGTCGTCGGGAGCGGAGCGGGTCCGGGCGTCGCGCGAGCGCGAGAACCAGCGCCACAGCAGGAGCGTCTGGTAGGTCAGCAGGACCAGGAAGAGCAGCTCCTCGACCGGGATCTGCGGAGCGAGCCGCACGCCCGTGAGGTACGGAGCATCGCCGATGAAGAAGATGCCCCGCCCCACACCGAGCGCATCCCACGCGAGGAACACGACGACGGCACCCGCCACCGTGACCATGGTGCGCGCCGGCTGCACGAACAGCGCGAGCCTCAGGCGTCGGTCCAGCACGGCCAGCCCCCCGATGCTGATGGCGAGCGCGGCCAGGTACGTCAGGCTCACCCGCCCGCTCCTCGCACGTCGACCACGCCACCCGGCGTGAGGGTGCCGCGAGCGAGCTCGCCGAGCCGGCCTCGACGCGTGGACGACGAGAGGAAGCCCCGGTGCGCCGGCGTCGGCATGGGCGACGCCCCGGTGTCGCCGAGCAGCCGCTTGGCCACCAGCTCGGCGGAGATCAGGCAGATGGGCATGCCGATGCCCGGCACGGTCGACGACCCTACGTACAGCAGGTTGCGCACCTTGGGCGACGCGTTCCCGGGCCGGAACATCGCTGACTGCGCCAGCGTGTGCTCCAGCCCCAGCGCTGAGCCCTTCCAGGCGGACAGCTCGGTGGCGAAGTCCGCCGGCGCGGTGACCTTGAACAGCGTGGTGCGTTCGCGCAGGTCGGGGATCCGTGCCCACGCCGCTACCTGATCAAGGTAGCCCCACGCGAGCTCCTCCAGGTGCGCGCGCGAGTCCTCCGTCGCGCCGAGCGACGGGTCCGCCGGGAACGGCACCAGCATGAACAGGTTCTCGTAGCCGGCGGGCGCTGCGGTCGGGTTCGTGGCCGTCACGCGGGACACGTACAGCGACCCTGGCACCGGCGCCGACAGCTCCCCGTCGCCGACGATCTGTGCGAAGTTCGCGTCCCAGTCGCGGGTGAAGAACAGCGAGTGATGCGCGAGCTCCGGCAGGGCTCCCTTGACACCCGCGAACACCAGCAAGGCGCTCACACCAGGGGAGCGCCGCGCCCAACGTGGCTCGTCCTGCCAGCGGTGCGGCGCCTCGAGCAGCGCGGTCTCGGTGTGATGCATGTCCGCGCCGGACACGACCACGTCCGCCGGCAGGGTCGTGCCGTCGGCGAGGACCACGCCTGACGCGAGGCCGTCGTCCCCCACCACGATCCGGGACACGTCGCAGCCGGTCCGCAGGACAGCGCCCTCGTCGCGGGCGATCCGCGCCAGCGCCTCCACCACCTCGTACATCCCGCCCCGCGGGTACCGGACGCCGTCGGTGAGGTCCATGTGGCTCATGAGCGAGTACAGCGACGGAGCACGGTCGGGCGCCGAGCCGAGGAACACGGCATGAAAGCCCAGGATCTTCCGCAGCCGAGGATCGCGCACATGGCGGTCGATCTTGGCGCCCAGCGGTCGCGTCAGCAGCGAGCCCAGCGCCGGCAGCCTGCGCACCACCTCGCGCGACGCGACCTTCAGCGGGTTCTCGTACGTCGTGTAGAGGAAGCTGTCCAGCGCCAGCCGGTAGAGCGAGTACGAGTCCTCGGCGTACCGCCGCATCGCGGCACCGTCGCCCGCGCTCACCGCGTCGAAGCGTGCATAGTTCGCCTCGGGGTCGGCGACCACGTCCAGCTGCTCCGCAGGCCCGTGCGCGTCGTCGCCCTCGAAGAACACCCGGTAGCGCGGATCCAGGTCCACCAAATCGAGCTCGTCCTCGACCCGTCGACCCATGAGCGCGAAGAACTGGTCGAACGCCTCCGGCATGAGGTACCACGACGGTCCCGTGTCCCACGTGTAGCCCGCCCGCTGCCACCGTCCCGCTCGGCCGCCGAGCTGCGCATGGCGCTCCAGCAGGGTCACCCGCGCGCCGCCACGAGCCAGCAGCCCGGCCGTCGCAAGTCCCCCGATGCCGCCGCCGATCACGACGATCCGGGGGCCGGCGCCGCCCTGCGTCGCTGCGTTCCCTGTCTCGCGTGCGGCCCGTGCGTCCCGTGCGTCCCGTGCGTCCCTTGAGCTCACTGCGCGCTCCTCTCCACACGCGCCCGCCGGCGCGTCACCGTGTTCCGCAACGCGAGAGCCAGCTTCATGCTGTCGGGGACGCGTACGCGCTGCGCGCTGAGGCGCGCCGCCGGCGTGACCGCGATGCGGTCCAGCAGCCGCAGGTAGATGTCGATGGTGGTGCCCACCGCGATCCGAGCGCGGCGGGGCAGGGCGGGCATGCAGCGCTCGGCCGCGTGCACGTCGGCCCTGCAGTCGGCCACGAGCGCCGCCAGGCGGGCATCGTCCAGCGTGTGCGCCGTGACGCCAGGGAAGTACGAACGACCGAGCGCCGACTCGTCGGCCCCCAGGTCCCGCAGGAAGTTCACCTTCTGGTACGCCGCGCCCAGCCTGCGCGCGCCCTCGGCTGCGGTGGGAGGCAACGGTCGCGGACCCTCGCTCGAGTTGAGGAACACCGCCAGGCACATCTCCCCGATCACCTCCGCGGACCCGTGGACGTAGGCGGCGAACGTCTCCGGCGTGTGCACCGTGCGCTCCAGGTCCATGCGCATGGAGGCGAAGAACGGCTCGGTCTGCGCGCGCGTGATCCCCACCTGCGCCGCCGTGCGCCCGAACGCGTGCGCTACCAGGTTCGTGGAGAAGCCCCGGTCGAGAGCCGCATGCACCTCGCGCTCGAACGCGTCCAGCAGCTCGCCGGCGTCGGGACCGCGGTAGGTGTCGACGATCTCGTCCGCCACCCGCACCATCGCGTACACGTCCTCGATGTGACCGCGCATCGCTTTGGGCAGCAGCCGCGTCCCGGTGCCGAAGCTCGTGGAGTAGCGCGCGATCACCTGTGAGGCGGCATCGTGGGCGGTGCGGTCGTACAGCGCGAGGTCGGTGTCGGGCACGTCCGCAGGGGGGCGCGCGTCGGCGTCGTTCACGACACGCGGTCCTCAAGCAGGTCGATGAGCTCGATCAGGTAGCCCGACAGCGGGGCCGGGATCCGTTCGAAGGCGAGCCTGCGGGCCAGGCGCGCGTGGCGGCGGGCGACGCCCATCGCCTGACCGCGCGCACCGGACTCGATGAGGGCCTCCCGCACCTGCGCGGCACCGGCCTCATCGAGGTCGGCGCGACCGAGCGCGGCCTCCAGCACCTCGCGCTCGGCCGCGCTGGCACGGTGGAAGCCCAGGCGCATCAGCTCGGTGCGCTTGCCCGCGCGCAGGTCCGACAGGACGGACTTGCCCGTGACGGACGGATCGCCGAACACCCCCAGGTCGTCGTCGACGATCTGGAACGACACCCCCAGCGAGGTGCCGATGCGCTCCAGGTGCCCGATCATCGTCGGGTCCGCGCCCGCGAGCTGGGCGCCGGCCAGGAGCGGCACCACGAAGGTGTACGTGGCGGTCTTGAGCTCGGCGACGGCGAGCGCGTCGGCCTCCGAGGGAGGGGTGAGGTCGCCGTACGCGTCGAGCAGCTCGCCGGCGATCGTGGTGCGGATGGCCCGCGTGAGCAGGTTGAGGCACGCGAGGCGATGATGCGCCGGCAACGCGGCGGTGGAGATCAGGTCATAGGCCGACGCGATCGCCAGGTCGCCTCCCAGCAGCGCGGCCGACAGCACGTGGTTGTCCACCTGCGCCTGCGTGAGCGGTCCCCCGCTGAGGGCGGCGCGTCGGGATCCCGCGACATTCGGGCGGCCGCGCCGCACCTCGTCGTGGTCCAGGATGTCGTCGTGCACGAGCATCGCCGTGTGAAGCATCTCCATGGCGGCAGCGACGGGCACCACGGCGTCGGGCTCCTCACCGCCGAGCCCCGAGTATGCGGCCAGGGTCAGCGAGGGGCGCAGGCTCTTCCCGCCCTCGAACTGGTCCCCGAGCGTCAGCCACAGGTCGCGGTAGTCCGCACCTGCAGAGGGGAGCCTCGCGGCCTCGACGGACACGTGCTCCGCGATCGTCTCCGCCACAGCATCGAGCCGCCCCCGCACCACCTCGTGCAGCGACTCCACGCTGACAACACGCTCCATCACGTCACTATAGACAGCCGCGCCCGGTGGGACATTCCCACCGGGCGCCGGCTCATGCCTCATCGACAGGCGTCACGGAGCCGCGGTCGCGGTCGGGCTCGGGTTGCTCGTCGGTCCGGTCGACACGACGATCACCACGTTCGTGCCCACGGCCACCGAGGTGCCGCCCGACGGGTTCTGGGAGATGACCTGGTTCGCGGGCACCGTGGAGGACGGCTGCGACTGCACGGTGACCCCGAACCCGGCGGCCTGCAGCGCGGCGGTGGCGTTGATCTGCGTCTGGCCCACGACGTTCGGGACCTCCCGCGTCGACGGCGCCTTCGCCACCTCGATAGTCACGGTCGAGTTGATCGGGACCAGGCCGGCCGCGGGGTCCTGCGACAGCACGGTCCCAGGGTCGACGGTGTCCGTCTCGGTCTCGGTCACGACGACGCTGAGTCCCTGGGCCGCGAGGTTGGCCTTGGCGGCGTCGACGGTGTCGCCGGTGAGGTCGGGCAGCTCCACCTGTCCGTCGGCGACGGACAGCGTGACGGACGAGCCGTAGTCCACGACCGTCGACTCTGCCGGGTCGGTGCCGATGGCGCGACCGGCGTCCAGGCCGGGATCGTGCTGCGTGCTGTCGATCGAGTCGACGACCAGGCCTGCGGCCTCGAGAGCCGCCGTGGCGTCGTCCTGGGTCATGCCACGCACCGACGGCACTGTCACGGAGTCGGGCGCAGCGCTGACCACGACCGTCACGGTGGACCCCTCATCGGCCTGCGTGTCGGCGACCGGGTCGGTCGAGATGACGGTGCCGATCGCCACGTCCGCGTTGACCTCCGTCTGCACGTCCGTGACGAAGCCCGCCTCCTGGAGCGTGGACTCCGCGTC
This genomic window contains:
- a CDS encoding XRE family transcriptional regulator, yielding MDPDELAPLVGDRLRAVRADRGLSLNALAAAAGIGKGSLSEIERGSRNPNLSTLYALANALDLPLAWLLAERPGAEVGAPGIETVLLGTTGSVDDAVEVYMLRLTPGTVHRSSAHGPHVVEHLVVTRGVARVGRSGGEVMVKTGEHYDWVSDTEHTYEAVGGPAEAVLVMRRVPAS
- a CDS encoding manganese efflux pump MntP, which encodes MSILTLLLTALGVSADAFAVSVGKGLHLRRLVWRPALQLAITFGVFQAVMPVIGWLLASTFAAQMAAFDHWIAFGLLTAIGAKMLWEARSADEDDVAEEVPDHEVTIGMRELLVLGVATSIDALAVGVSFAFLSVDIVAAVLVIGAVTFVASLAGYRVGHHAGRHLRSWAEIAGGLVLIGIGVRILIEHLAAG
- a CDS encoding peptidylprolyl isomerase, which encodes MIATFQTTAGDIRVELFPNHAPVTVANFVGLATGEKEWKDPATGQASHEPFYDGLVFHRVIDGFMIQGGCPLGTGTGGPGYNFDDEIHPELTFNKPYLLAMANAGKRVNPITGKPAGTNGSQFFITVTNPDWLNGKHTIFGEVADDESKAVVDKIATTPTGPGDRPVEDVMITSVTISE
- a CDS encoding rhomboid family intramembrane serine protease, coding for MSVQGGGTAMEPVCPRHPDRVSYVSCQRCGRPTCPECQTPAPVGVICVDCARQARQQARPVVNRLGFTSAFGKPVVTYAIIGLNVAAYLYGTLVLGSSAWAAKWGMIPGLNGELGGAGEEWYRWITSGFLHFSIFHIGMNMLVLFQFGSQLEPILGRARFAALYILALLGGSFGVELLASSGVHGGASGAIFGLFTAYAVVLYKLKLDYRSVLTTAVPWLALGFIVPGISWEAHAGGAVTGTVVMLAMLHWVDNRQRARR
- a CDS encoding cell division protein CrgA, producing MARAKKKNDSVTYKAPRNLGKAPSENPRWLVPTIVAFLVVGLAWIVVHYVTQGQYPLPLYNWNVAIGFGCFAVAMGLLTRWK
- a CDS encoding class E sortase encodes the protein MSHDATASEAPSPELAGPRHRRRGPHPLDRVLGVVGELLIAAGVLVGLFVVWQLFYTDVTADREQAQIVEDFVASVSAGDTGGASGSGDPTDDVQVVQSIPAEYQFTDDPPVMSEPGHADTFAVMYVPRWGADYAKPIGQGVDKAGVLNVIGIGHYPGTAMPGGLGNFAVAGHRTTYGKPFADIDRLQEGDSIVIQTADAWYVYTVTSHEIVLPTAVDVIAPVPDQPGASADGRYITLTSCHPRFSAAQRWVVHGQLAYWAPLGHGEPAEMLEGTAS
- a CDS encoding aminodeoxychorismate/anthranilate synthase component II — encoded protein: MTRILVIDNYDSFVYTIVGYLRQMGAETVVVRNDAVHEAGDVTDYDGVLISPGPGAPAEAGSSMDVIRRCAETGTPMLGICLGHQALAEVYGAVVSHAPELMHGKTSLVSHHEGSVLTGLPSPFTATRYHSLAVENPTVPDDLEVTCSTANGIIMGLKHRSLPLHGVQFHPESVLTEGGHRLLANWLEMCGMPDAEARSAGLGPLVRK
- a CDS encoding aryl-sulfate sulfotransferase encodes the protein MIAPRLGALATAVLVGALLSSCTGASPDAGTTTGGTPSASGQASSSASALDGETTLARLHLVRQVIDADAEAALADLDAAVYIASPTFSTEQSVLELTAALEPVAEVPVRGDAWGYALTVVDGRLMLTTNDCLAESLGWAECAHVNTVAHGVLQRHPETAAYALDFHGLTADAQGDGFFGDRYVPVACDASIAACGLSGGTEGPDHVYDCQIVHYRDGEQVWSWSALEHMPEGVIDQASTTAVFSASDPFHCNSMQVSDDGGTLYVSMKGVSTVVAVDIATGEVLWTFGDYAGPEALQVSDPDGLLGDRQLLSGNHDIQLLDDGRFTIFDNGSSGVGVARFLVVSVDDGVATIERVVEDSSGRTSECMGSATPLVADESLWAVSWGCGSSGVEIVTAEGDPIVRLTADGTALRAQELVYGIGTFSDEIAATVAYRALVAQPGLVADA